CAACGCAACTGAAGGCAAGGTCATTTGGGCAGGGCTGCGTCGCAAGTACGTGGCCATGACGGTCCAGTTCGACGAAGCTGTTCCGGCTGTGCTCAAGACAAAGCCGATGAAGGTCGAAGATAGCGAAGTCGATCCGGGTACGTACAAGCTTACGATTGCCGACGATTTCCGCGGTGCTCAGTCCCTCAGCTACGACTTGATGATTCTCCCGCTCAAGTGGGATGAACTCTCTGCTCTCGACAAGGACTACGAAAAGATTATCGTGAGTGGTTGGAGCTGGTGCGGTGCAGACGTCTGGTTCGTCTGGATTTGCAAGATGCTCCTCAAGCTCTTGAACCTCTTCTACAGCATCATTCCGAACTACGGTATTGCTATTATCCTTGTGACGCTCATCGTTCGCGGTATCACGACTCCGTTCACCGTGAAGCAGATCAAGTCTACGCGTGGCATGGCCGCTCTCAAGCCGCAGCTCGATGAAATCAACGTGAAGTACCGTACCGACCCGCAGAAGAAGCAGGCCGCTATGATGGAACTCTACAGCAAGAACGACATCAACCCGCTCGCAAGCTGCACGGGTGGCTGCCTCCCGATGCTCATCCAGATGCCGATTTTCATGGGCCTCTTCTTTGTGCTTGGCCGTGCAATCGAACTCCGTGGCGCTCCGGCTTTCCTCTGGATCTCTGACCTCAGCCGCAGTGACGTTGTCTGGAACGGTATCAGCATTCCTATCATCATGCCGTCTGGCCTTGCCATCCTCCCGTGGCTCATGGTGGCAACGACCTATTTCCAGACCAAGGTGACGATGAGCTCCAACGCCGGCATGGATCCTGCCCAGCAGAAGATGATGGTGTGGATGATGCCTGCCATGATGCTCTTGTTCAGCGCCGTGATGCCGTCTGGTCTCGTGCTCTACTGGATTATCGGTAACATCTGGAGCATTGCTCAGTACAAGTACATCTACAGCAAGTTCCCGCCGGTTAACGGCAACAAGCCCGCCGCTTCTTCCAAGCTCAAGGGCAAGAACGTCAAGGACGCTGAAATCGTGAAGTAATTGAAAATGCGCG
This genomic stretch from Fibrobacter sp. UWB16 harbors:
- a CDS encoding YidC/Oxa1 family insertase periplasmic-domain containing protein; its protein translation is MNKNTLIGSILIAVIVIWWMAVNNANAEAQAAARAAQAKAKTEKQVAADSAKSLVIPSKTPEIKAAPVLGGSENAAATAVANDSAAPVAPKAEIAERSVTVETDKFIMTLTNKGAKVKSVIVKALPDSTGKFPELIQDTTLGAFDLKLDNADLSEAMFELGNAPAKIVVTDSAKVQFAFQDANGNQVIRSYGFTKEGPAVRQENKFIGFQPNAYELAWKGGLKETEDIPKSKGIMGIGGGGTYYFSEVVFNDRYSVEREMPREQASFNATEGKVIWAGLRRKYVAMTVQFDEAVPAVLKTKPMKVEDSEVDPGTYKLTIADDFRGAQSLSYDLMILPLKWDELSALDKDYEKIIVSGWSWCGADVWFVWICKMLLKLLNLFYSIIPNYGIAIILVTLIVRGITTPFTVKQIKSTRGMAALKPQLDEINVKYRTDPQKKQAAMMELYSKNDINPLASCTGGCLPMLIQMPIFMGLFFVLGRAIELRGAPAFLWISDLSRSDVVWNGISIPIIMPSGLAILPWLMVATTYFQTKVTMSSNAGMDPAQQKMMVWMMPAMMLLFSAVMPSGLVLYWIIGNIWSIAQYKYIYSKFPPVNGNKPAASSKLKGKNVKDAEIVK